The DNA segment CAGGAACATATCAGAAAATGATCAAAGTCAAAGGGCTGGTCTATAAACCCTTGATTCAAGACAAGCCTACAACTGCTTTCCTCCCCTTGACAGGCTAGAGTTTAAGGAGTTTCTACACTTTTGTACTGTCAGGACTATTTATAGATAAATCAAAAGTTGAGAAATGTTATAGTTGTTAAATCTAAgctgcatatgtgtatgtgtgtatatgtgtgtgtgtgtgtgtgtgtgcatatgaatattttatatatgcagaaAACACACCCTCTGGAAaggataaagaagaaattaataacCTTGGGAGTTTTCAGGGAAGGGAACTCACCTGTGGGAGGGAAAGACATTTCGCTGAATAACATTTTGGATCTTTTGAATTTTGAAGCATTGGAATATATTACCTActtgggcggggggcggggacaACCACAGGCTCCAAGGAAACAAGTCACTTAGCTTAGTGCTAGCTTCCAAACCAAGGAAAGGAAAATGGGAAGATATTTCAGGGATTTGAGCTGAATTCTCACAGGACAGTGGCTAGCCAAGCGAATTTGATGGATACCTGCTTTAAAACTTAGCATGTTGCTAATCCTGAAATGATTTGAAATGGTATTTGAGGCACCAGTTAAATGTCACCACATGAATGATTCTTTCTAAATATGGCTGCTAACCAAAATAGCATAATTGAaacacaatatatttttaatttctcgaaaaccaaaaataaaccaTTTAAGTGCATGATTGGCAAGCTACAGCCCGCTGGGCAAACCTAGTCCtctgcctgtttttgtaaataaagttttactggatTACAGCCAGGCTCATTTGCATGCACACTGTCTGCGGCTGCGTTTGTGTTTCCACagcagaagttgagcagctgggacagaggcCGCATGGCCtgcaaagcttaaaatatttaccatctgaCCCTTTCCAGAAAAACTGTGCTGACCCCTGATTGAAGCAACCATGATTGGATTTAAGGATAGGGTGATGGCTGACAAAAGTATCAGTGACGCTGGGGACAGTGAGCCATCAAATAGTGAGGTTTCCCTAAGTATGCAGGAGATCAGCAAGTGTACATTGGACATAATTTCCTTGAGAAATGTTTTGACAGAAATTATAATTATGTCAAGTACATATTCAAATAATTTATCAAGAACTTTTTAAATCCCTGATTCAGTTGCTTTATTATTTGAGCAAGAGAACAGATTGCTTCTTAGTATTTAGCCCCAAAGAGGTCACACCCGAAAGGGTGAAGAAGAACAGAGTAACCATCTGTCATCCGGAAGGAAGCTGAGAGCCGCTGTCTGCCTTCCAGACGTCCATCGCCTCACCTCAGAGCTCAACACTCGCTCTGGCCATGGAACACCAGCTGGGAAGCAACAGTCTCCTCCTCATCTTCTCCCTCCGGGGCGCCACGACTGCGCTCTTTCTTTCTAGGGAAGGCTTGCTGTCATGTGTTTGTTTTGCCTTTTGTCTGAGAATTGGCAGTTGGCTCAGTCATGATTGCTACTGAGTTTGTATGCTGTTGGCATATCAGGCACTTGCTGACTAGGAAAGTTTTGTGTGATAAGTTCGTGTCCCTATGGTGCCAGATGGAAGACAGACCTCCAAGTTGAGTTTCTACTACACTACACACTCAGAATCTCAAAATCTTCCTCCAGGTCCAACTCCTCCAGTTGTTCAGTAGAGTCGATGAATTCTGTTGGAATAcatgaatgagaaagagaggaagcTCGACACTTGGGTTGAAGGGACCAATCAGTACATTACTCAGCAGCTAAGACTACACATTCTTAAAATCGCTTTGCTTGCTAAAGAAAAACTTGTCGGGAGGAGACACAGTTAGGACCATTGCCAGGTGTAAGAAATTCTCTATAAGACTCAGAACAATCCTAGTCATCACAAGGCCTAATTAGAATAACGGGGCCAAGGCTCTACTACCCCCTCGAGATGCCTCTTGAATCATTCATGGCCTCTGAATTGTGATTCTGCACAAGACCAGGAGAAAACAATTCTAGTCGTCTTGATTTTTCATAGAACTTTTGCTTCTAGctattcttcttttttattgttctttGAGATTGGCGACGATGAGCTTAGCAGAAgatttaaagtataattttttctGTATCACAAAACAATCGCTCGATGCGGGTCTGCTGAACAACAGCTTACCTGCCCCAGTGGTTGTCACTTCTGGTTTGGCTGGAGGTACAAAGGGAGGCCAGTGTGATGGATGCTTCTGAACTAATTCAAACATCCTTAAATTCTCCTTTAGAATTTCCTGGGGAGACACAGAAACAGCTGTAAACACTACTACACTTCTGTGCAGGTGGCAATGTGTGACCCCAAACCCACCAACCTGGTGGCtgacagaagaaaacaaaggccTAGCAAATATACCCTTCCTCTACTTGAACCATCTGAAGACCCAGCCATCTTTACTTCCAGATACTGTTGGCCAGCAAAGGAGGATACTGGGAGTAACTGAGGGCAGTACCCATCACCCTGCCTCAATACTCAGTAATCTGCTATGAGGCTTAGGCCCTGTGCCACTTACATTAGTCCAGCTCAATTTTGGGGTGAGATGTTCATGAAGTACTGTCTCCAAAGAAATGTCAGTTAATCATATTAAATCTGCCCCAGAAGAGTACTGGTAGCTATTGGTGTGGGTTCAGGTGTGATCCACAATTTATAGCAAATGTATCCATTTAAATGGCATGGTGTGACCAGAAATGTGATATATAGTTTTACTGCATTCTGAAATGTTAAGTATTGACTTTAGAAAATAATTCTCCTTATATCTCGGGGAATCATTACCTGGGGTATTAACTTTGTATTCACTTGTGAAGAAAAAACTCTTCCCTCCTTACACTTTCAAAGGCTCTGAGAGCCCATCTGTCCAATGTAGTGGTATAAACAGAGTAAGGAAGAATTTCGATTGAGCAATATAAAATTGGCATTTTCAGTTCGAATGGCAGAATATTATCTATTTCATGATTCATCGGCTTAATGAGATGAAGCATCAAGTGTCATCACGGACATCACACACTCAGCATACAAAGTATATCTCAATCaaaagttttgtttttccagtttCCCAAAAGTTATACACAATTTCCCACATCCAACAGTTTCTTTGATGccatagtttctttttcttgcaataCAATCATATCAGACTAGGTTTACACTACTGtgaaaaataatcttgaaaaggaAACATATTGAGTTACTTTCATTGTTTAGGACTAAGAAAAACATACATCTTTACCTTCTGAACAAGGCTACACCAGTTATCaaagtctttttcttctttgcagaAAAAtcccttgggggtgggggagagaagcaAAAGAACACAACTTAGAATTGCCCTTTGCAACATGGAGCTATGGGCTCAGAATCCCAACATGGGTCCCACTCTCCCCAAGTGCAGTACAGGAAGAAGATTGGCCAGGCTTCTCTTTCTCCTAGTTCATTGCCTCACTTGGACATAGACaactgtgttctctctctctctctctctctctctgtccttctcacttgcttgctctctttctgtttctttccttccatGTCCCTCCCTGCTCAAGCTGTGAGTTCTTCTAACTTGAAGACCAGACTCCAAAGCATGAGGTTAACTGCATCATATTCAGAGTATGCAAACACACATCTATAAAGAATATtcaataaaacaagcaaacaaaagccAAAGAGCATTTTCAACTAGAAACAACACTGGACAATGTGGCTTTGACCTTCAAGTTATTAGAGTGGGTTACCTGAATAGAGAGCAATGTCAGTCTCCTTCCCTGTGCAACAATGGTCCAAATCAAGAGGAGGACTATCAGCTTGTGCTGGTCACCGTGCTCTGACAGTTGGATTACATGGGAAGAGAGGATGCAGACAGGCCCCAGAACCACTGCTACTTCACAGTGCGTACAGGTAGCAATCAAACTTCCTGTGGGGGAAATCCTGCAACTTCCTGGACTGTGTGCACTGAGAAATGGGCACAGTCCTCCCAGGACTTCTTACTCCTGCATCTCTCCCTAGCTATAATCCACCTTCGCATGTCGACAAACGGAGGCCAAGAAGGAAACCAGGATAAGATGGTAATACTTGGGGCAGGCTCTGGGGCACCATcaccccatgttggagtgcctggggctgagtcacacctctgctgctgctctggcttcctgctaatgtacaacctgggaggcagcagatgatgtctcaggtGCTTGaggcgcctgccacccacatgggagacctggaaagggttcctggatcttggctttggtctggcctagctctgcctgttgtaggcatttggagagtgaaatagtagaggaaaattctctctctctctctctctctctctctctttctgtgtgtgtgtgtgtgtgtgtatattgctgcttttcaagtaaataaaaataagtaacacttttttgaaaaagaaaagatgaagtaCTAACAATAACATTCATAGACTACTTACAGTGGGCTAGCCCTGTGCCAAGTACCTGAAACACAATGTGTCCATGTAACCATACAAGAAAGAAGTATGGTCTTCTTCACTGTATAAATGCAGAGACCAAGGCTCAGAAAGGTAAGCAACTCCAGTCTACAGCTCAGATGTGGCAGAGTCTGGAGCTGATTGGCTCCAGGGCCCATTCTTTCCCCCACTACGCTGCGCTGCCTCTTATGGGCCTGGTGAGCAGACAGATTCTTGCCAGCCTACTCAGCAATCGGGCTAACTCCTGGGGAACCAATCTGCAACGGAGTTGTGCCATATCCCCTGGCCCACCCGACATTCAGGTACCCACCAATGCCACAGAAGGATCCAAGTTCAGAATGTTCATTCGCTGTggggactgcaggcagtggaaaGTCTGGTCATCAACCGTTCCGTTCTCTTCAGTGTCGACAAAGGTCTGGGTTGTATGAGGGTCCAAGAAGATGAGCTCATTACCTGTTTTGAAAGAGACAGGCTTAACCTTAGAAGAACCGCTGGCCCTGGCCCCACTGCTGTCCTCGGAAGAAGGCCCTCTGGTTCTGCTAACCCTCCCTTGGTGACAATGTGCATGGGatgacagaaagcctgaagcCACGGTAAGCATGCTTGAAGGAAGACACTTGCACTTAAATCTCATCATTCAGTGAGAAGACTTGCCCTAGCATTTACATTCCCTCAATGTCCAGGTCCAAAAATGGAAAGTGACAGGTTTGGACATGAGAGACCACAGATGACATGGCAGGCTCTGTGAGCAGCAGTAGCAAAGAGCAGGTGGGAGGTAGAGTCACTGGGCCATGAGCCCAGGGGCCATTAGggacctttctgcctcttctgACATTGAAAAGCATCTTGACCTAGAATCATCACTTCTTAGACTTACACTCAGGGAGTGTCTCTGGTAAAGGAAAAAGCCTTGGACTCCAAAAGAAATGCTCCCCAGATCGAATGAGGATGCTAACTCTGCTATGGATGAGATACTAATGAGCTGACTTCCGGTCCTGATTAGGTAACAAGTTGGTGATTGTCAGCAAGGTAGTAGATTTCTGTCAGAAAgcactgcctttgcctctctaacATCAGTACAGATGTGACTCACTGGGAAAACTCACTTTGGGACGGTTGACTTTTGCACCTAAGAGAAAAGCCATGTGTTGTTAAATTGAATAAGCCTTACCCAAAAACTGTCCTGGGAGGAGTTCTGGGTAACATTTCTACTTGGACCTAATCTTCCGAGGGCTGAGAGTCCTTCCAGCACTCATCAGCAACAACTGTGTAAGCAAAAATACCGAAAGGGACACCCTGACCTCACCGTCCAGGCTTGAGTGCCATCTAGGCCTCTGTGTTCTCAACTGTGCCAGGCGACCAAAGAGACATCTACTTGCATCaggagactgggggggggggatgcccCCAAAGCCCTCCTTGGTATGGCACTGAAGATTGATTGGGCACATTTATGTATTTCTGTTGGCAAAGAATGTGCTTCCCAGAGCCGATGAAAAGTTTCACTTTATCATAAACCAAGAACAAACCACTTCATTCGCTCTCTTTGAATGTTCTTGTTTATAAACTGGGGTCACTGCGCCTGTCTTGGAAGATTCCTTCCTGGAATCTTGGAAACCTGGAAGATTCTACCTCTGTGAAATGCTTCTAACACAATACAGGTACAAGATGGccacagaaatatcttcctttaAATCAAGAGCATTTTCCGGTAAACATGTTGACAAGTATATGGAAATCGATGTTGCCATATGACCAGTCAAGTGACTGGCTCCTCCTAGAACACAGGTGGGCAAGATCAGTGATAGCAAAAACACCTCGGGTCACACTAGAGAGCAATAACCAAGATGCTTAAAGGAAGCCTACCTGAGACCATACTAAGATAAGAGGAAAAGGAAGTTGTGGACAAGGAAACTGAAAGCCAAAGAGGGCTAGAACTCAGCCATCTGCTGGAGTGTTGTGAGTTCAGGCAGTGGAAATAATAACctctgctctggctctggccaggACCTTTCTCTATGAGGGTGAGGGTGtgagtgaagtgtgtgtgtgtgtgtgtgtgtgtgtgcagctgccttgtttctcatagtgctgGTAAGAAACATAGTAGAAGATGGAAAGAATCCTAGAACTGCTGTGGGGAGTACGCACAGGTCTCAGATGAGGCCCCGGGGGAAGGTGCAGGCTGCTCAACCCTGCAGAGACAGGGTTAACACAATAGATCTCAAGGTGGCAATCTCTCCTCAAGTGCAGCAGGCAAAATGTGACAACCTGCATCTTCCCAGGACCACAGCCTGACACATCTAGAGGTTCTCCCAGCTTCCCGCCAGGCAGGAGGGTCTCAGGAAAGCAATGGAGTGTGGCAGGCACAGATACCCTAGTTGGAACCAAATGCTAGCTTCACAACTTTCTAGCTGAGTGACTTTGAGGAAATAACCTCTCTTAGTAGTTTCACTAggtgtaaaatggaaataacggTCTGGACTTCACAggggacagagagatggggagagagaactATGCAGAAACCCAGGCATAATACAGGTGTTCAAAAAATGGCAACTCTCAACCCTCGCCTCCCTTTAGACCCTCTGCTGATCCGGGCCACTCAACCTCATCTAATAAGGGGGTGAGCCACAAAGGGGGAGCTGGAAGACTTGGGAGCCACACGTTTGCACAAGGGATTTACAAATGAGTGAGAGGATGGGCGCTATGTGAACCACTATCTTGGATTATTCAAGAAATAAAGCTTGCCTGGATCTCGTTAATGAGAAGTCAGATTCAGGAAATGGGGTTATGCCAGCTTGGCAAATTCTCTCTGGGCATCTTGGGATAGGGAGGCCAGGGTGCTCAGGAGCCACATACACTATTCACTGAGATCCCTTCCAATCTGTTCCAAACGTGTCTTAAAGTATTGTTCTGGAATGAATATCTGTGTTTCCGCAGAATCCATATATTAAAAGCCTATCCCCAGTGGGCTGGAACTAGGAACTGGGGGCTTTGAGAGGTGAAACACTGATGAAGGTAATAGGATTAGTGTCTGCAGAGGCCATACGAGCTCCCTCGCACTTTCTACCACGGGAGGACACAGTGACAAGGTGCCATCCATGAACTAGGGAGCAGGTCCTTACCACACATGGAATCTACCAGTGCCTTCATCTTGGAATTCCcagcttctagaactgtgagaaataaatcacTGCTGTTTCTACACCACTCAGTCTGTGGGACACTGGTAAAGCACCCTGAACAGACTAGGACAAGCATAAGCAATAGGAAATAACTGTTTGCAATATTTTCTTTGTCAAGAACCCAGAAGCTTAGGAATCAAGGGCATCTAAATTTATATAACTCCaaatattgagtttttttttttttttttttttttttttttttttcaaatattgagTTTTGTACCTAGGAAAAACAAAAGCCACCATGGGCTCTTAGTTTCCATTCATCTGTAGTTCTTAGGATTGACCAATAGATGGCAGCATTAGAGAGCACAGAAGCAGCTGTGCAAAAATCCCCTTTTTCTGGAAGAAAGAGGTAGCAAAGGAAAGAGGTGTGGGGGTGAGGCAGGGTGGAGCTACCTTTCGCCATGCGCGGACCGGAAGCCTGGCTCTTTGTGAATGCTTTACTGTGAGATGACCCGACAGTGAGTTGGGTGTTAGCCATGTTTCACAGAAGACAAACCACGACTGAACGACTTCATATCCTTTAACTGCACTAACACAACTTGGCAAAAAGGAGACTAGCACGCAAAGTGAGGTATGTCTGTTTCCATCGCCCCTCACCTCCACGAATCTCCAGGAGATGTGTGGGGGAGGCTGACCAAGGCCATAGGCCATCTCTACCCTGTCCTCTGCACATCCCTTCCTGCCATGTTCACAGAACCACTCTAGCTCTCCCTCACCTATGGACCAATCTAAGCTCATAACTTCCTTGAGACCCAGTCTCAGTCTACCCTACCCCTGCCAGAGGTGTGCTGGAGGCACCACTCCCTTAACCCACACCCTGGTCTTCAAAGCAGGGTCTGTGGACTAGCAGTACCGGCACCACCTAATTTGCAATGCAGACTCCCAGGCTCTAAGGCAGGCAGACCCCCTGAATCTGCATTCTAATAGGTAGTCAAGGTGATTTGTGTGCACGGTGAAGCTCACTGTGTGTGTTGAGGGCCTTAAATGCTTCTGATGGCAGCCACTGAGTGAGAAAGGTGGCTGGGTTTGTGGAGGCACTGGCCTATGCAAGGAGTGTTGGGCTGTTCCTTTCAGGGTTCATGGTAGGAAATCAGTGCCTTGAAGGCTTGGCCCCTGTTGTCAGGAAAGGAATAATTCTGCCTTTGCCTCCTCTAATTGCCACTCTGTTATGGCTCTAAACAATGAGCCAGCACACCCAGCTCTggggacctgggaaggcagagggcacCTCCTAGCTTAGCTGCCTGAACCCCAATAAGAAGGAGATCAGCAAAGCCACGGGACTGAAATGCCACTGCCCTGGGCCTCACAGGCAGGAAAGAGATGTGCTGGATGAAGCTGTGACCTTGTGACCCACCCGGTGAGAAAGCTGAGGAACCATGTTACCAAGAGGCAAGGAAACAGAGGCTCTCAAAGGTGGCCTGCATTCCGCCAGGCACCCGTAAGCATTCCTCTCCATAGATCAGCCTAGAAGACAGAAGGAGCAGACCAGACGCCATAGCAGCGCTGAGCTACACAGGGGCCCACTCATTGCCatcacctggtctcccaggcaaACCTCATGCCCACTCCCTCCCGTTGCCCATGGTGACTTACTTGTGAGTCCTCCTTTCTTACCTAAGAATCCTATGAAATAATAGGCGTTATTTGGTTTTCCTCCTAATGCCCCTAAAGACTGTGGCATCTTAAAACACTCCTGGAGGGAAAGAGAATGCAAGATTCTCAACTCACTTGTGGACTGCTGCTCACGGATCTCTGTGCTGGCATGGCGGTATGATGGGCAGGCAGCAATGGGCTCAGGAAAAGGGGCAACTTACTTTGAATGCATCAACATAGACAGGATTGATTTGGTTTATGCCCAGCCGGAGGGGCACAATGAGCAGCAGGGGTttccaggctgggcagcaggcagaggtgccCTTACTCTGGTTCGAAGCAGTCAGAGAATCATGGAGCCTTTCACCAGGTGTGTTGGCACTCAAGGGAAGGACACAGCACATTTTTTCTAGAACGGGAAGGTAAGAAAGTTAGGTAAGTAAGGGGTAGCCAGCTGTTGGAAATACTGCAAATGCAAAATAAAGGGGCGCCTCAGGTAATACTCCTTGCCTGGAgggccctccccaccaccaccagggcaCAGCTGGCCCCAACCTCGCATAGGAAGCCTGGGCCA comes from the Oryctolagus cuniculus chromosome X, mOryCun1.1, whole genome shotgun sequence genome and includes:
- the ATG4A gene encoding cysteine protease ATG4A isoform X2, yielding MESTGSAVLSKYENQITIFTDYLEEFPDTDELVWILGKQHLLKTEKSKLLSDISARLWFTYRRKFSPIGGTGPSSDAGWGCMLRCGQMMLAQALICRHLGRDWNWEKQKEQPKEYQRILQCFLDRKDCCYSIHQMAQMGVGEGKSIGEWFGPNTVAQVLKKLALFDEWNSLAVYVSMDNTVVIEDIKKMCCVLPLSANTPGERLHDSLTASNQSKGTSACCPAWKPLLLIVPLRLGINQINPVYVDAFKECFKMPQSLGALGGKPNNAYYFIGFLGNELIFLDPHTTQTFVDTEENGTVDDQTFHCLQSPQRMNILNLDPSVALGFFCKEEKDFDNWCSLVQKEILKENLRMFELVQKHPSHWPPFVPPAKPEVTTTGAEFIDSTEQLEELDLEEDFEILSV
- the ATG4A gene encoding cysteine protease ATG4A isoform X3, which translates into the protein MESVLSKYENQITIFTDYLEEFPDTDELVWILGKQHLLKTEKSKLLSDISARLWFTYRRKFSPIGGTGPSSDAGWGCMLRCGQMMLAQALICRHLGRDWNWEKQKEQPKEYQRILQCFLDRKDCCYSIHQMAQMGVGEGKSIGEWFGPNTVAQVLKKLALFDEWNSLAVYVSMDNTVVIEDIKKMCCVLPLSANTPGERLHDSLTASNQSKGTSACCPAWKPLLLIVPLRLGINQINPVYVDAFKECFKMPQSLGALGGKPNNAYYFIGFLGNELIFLDPHTTQTFVDTEENGTVDDQTFHCLQSPQRMNILNLDPSVALGFFCKEEKDFDNWCSLVQKEILKENLRMFELVQKHPSHWPPFVPPAKPEVTTTGAEFIDSTEQLEELDLEEDFEILSV
- the ATG4A gene encoding cysteine protease ATG4A isoform X1, with protein sequence MGCQHWRQQLYLLHHSNSATVLSKYENQITIFTDYLEEFPDTDELVWILGKQHLLKTEKSKLLSDISARLWFTYRRKFSPIGGTGPSSDAGWGCMLRCGQMMLAQALICRHLGRDWNWEKQKEQPKEYQRILQCFLDRKDCCYSIHQMAQMGVGEGKSIGEWFGPNTVAQVLKKLALFDEWNSLAVYVSMDNTVVIEDIKKMCCVLPLSANTPGERLHDSLTASNQSKGTSACCPAWKPLLLIVPLRLGINQINPVYVDAFKECFKMPQSLGALGGKPNNAYYFIGFLGNELIFLDPHTTQTFVDTEENGTVDDQTFHCLQSPQRMNILNLDPSVALGFFCKEEKDFDNWCSLVQKEILKENLRMFELVQKHPSHWPPFVPPAKPEVTTTGAEFIDSTEQLEELDLEEDFEILSV